One region of Pongo pygmaeus isolate AG05252 chromosome 21, NHGRI_mPonPyg2-v2.0_pri, whole genome shotgun sequence genomic DNA includes:
- the RPS21 gene encoding small ribosomal subunit protein eS21, whose protein sequence is MQNDAGEFVDLYVPRKCSASNRIIGAKDHASIQMNVAEVDKVTGRFNGQFKTYAICGAIRRMGESDDSILRLAKADGIVSKNF, encoded by the exons ATGCAGAACGACGCCGGCGAGTTCGTGGACCTGTACGTGCCGCGGAAATG CTCCGCTAGCAATCGCATCATCGGTGCCAAGGACCACGCATCCATCCAGATGAACGTGGCCGAG GTTGACAAGGTCACAGGCAGGTTTAATGGCCAGTTTAAAACTTACGCTATCTGTGGGGCCATTCGTAGGATG ggtGAGTCAGATGATTCCATTCTCCGATTGGCCAAGGCCGATGGCATCGTCTCAAA GAACTTTTGA
- the CABLES2 gene encoding CDK5 and ABL1 enzyme substrate 2 — protein MAAAAAGGAPGPVPGPAGPPPPAAPTSAARAPPQALRRRGDSRRRQAALFFLNNISLDGRPPSLGPGGEKPPPPPAEAREPPAPPPPETPAGLPGLPARTPAPQGLLSPTQVPAGLGLDGQRQRKRVTSQRCSLEFLEDAVGCAPAQRTKHTSGSPRHKGLKKTHFIKNMRQYDTRNSRIVLICAKRSLCAAFSVLPYGEGLRLSDLRVDSQKQRHPSGGISVSSEMVFELEGVELGADGKVVSYAKFLYPTNALVTHKSDSHGLLPTPRPSVPRTLPGSRHKPAPTKSAPASTELGSDVGDTLEYNPNLLDDPQWPCGKHKRVLIFASYMTTVIEYVKPSDLKKDMNETFREKFPHVKLTLSKIRSLKREMRSLSEECSLEPVTVAMAYVYFEKLVLQGKLSKQNRKLCAGACVLLAAKISSDLRKSGVKQLIDKLEERFRFNRRDLIGFEFTVLVALELALYLPENQVLPHYRRLTQQF, from the exons ATGGCCGCGGCCGCGGCCGGTGGAGCCCCGGGCCCGGTCCCCGGCCCCGCTGGGCCCCCGCCACCCGCCGCGCCGACCTCGGCCGCTCGGGCCCCGCCGCAGGCGCTGCGGAGGCGCGGGGACTCGCGGCGCCGCCAGGCTGCGCTCTTCTTCCTCAACAACATCTCCCTGGACGGGCGGCCCCCGAGCCTGGGCCCGGGCGGAGAGAAgcccccgccgccgcccgccgAGGCCCGCGAACCGccagcgccgccgccgccggagACCCCCGCCGGCCTGCCTGGGCTGCCCGCCAGGACCCCCGCGCCCCAGGGCCTGCTCAGCCCCACGCAGGTGCCCGCCGGCCTCGGCCTGGATGGGCAGCGCCAGAG GAAGCGAGTCACGTCCCAGCGCTGCTCCCTGGAGTTTCTGGAAGATGCCGTGGGATGTGCTCCAGCACAGAG AACCAAACACACATCTGGATCACCGAGACATAAAGGCCTGAAGAAGACCCACTTCATCAAGAACATGAGGCAGTACGACACCAGGAACAGCAG GATTGTGCTCATCTGTGCCAAGCGGTCCCTGTGTGCAGCCTTCTCGGTCCTGCCCTATGGGGAAGGCCTGCGGCTCAG TGACCTGAGGGTGGACAGCCAGAAGCAGAGGCACCCGTCCGGCGGCATCTCTGTGTCTTCCGAGATGGTCTTTGAGCTAGAAGGTGTGGAACTAGGAGCAGATGGGAAG GTCGTGTCTTATGCGAAGTTCCTGTATCCCACCAACGCCCTGGTCACACACAAGAGTGACAGCCATGGCCTGCTGCCCACACCTCGGCCCAGTGTCCCCCGGACTCTGCCAGGGTCAAGACATAAACCTGCCCCCACCAAGTCGGCACCAGCCAGCACAGAACTAG GGAGTGACGTGGGGGACACCCTGGAGTACAACCCCAACCTCCTGGATGACCCGCAGTGGCCCTGCGGCAAGCACAAACGTGTCCTCATCTTTGCGTCGTACATG ACCACAGTGATAGAATACGTGAAGCCCTCAGACCTCAAAAAGGACATGAACGAGACCTTCAGGGAGAAGTTCCCACATGTCAAACTGACGCTGAGCAAAATCAGGAG CTTAAAGCGGGAGATGCGGAGCCTGTCGGAGGAGTGCAGCCTGGAGCCCGTGACGGTGGCCATGGCCTACGTGTACTTTGAGAAGCTGGTCCTGCAGGGCAAGCTCAGCAAACAGAACCGTAAGCTGTGCGCCGGCGCCTGCGTGCTGCTGGCCGCCAAGATCAGCAGTGACCTGCGCAAGAGCGGCGTGAAGCAGCTCATCGAT AAGTTAGAAGAAAGGTTTCGATTCAACAGGCGCGACCTGATAGGGTTTGAGTTCACAGTGCTCGTGGCTTTGGAGCTGGCCCTGTATCTTCCCGAGAACCAAGTGTTACCTCACTACAGGCGCCTCACCCAGCAGTTCTAG
- the RBBP8NL gene encoding RBBP8 N-terminal-like protein: MESFMESLNRLKEIHEKEVLGLQNKLLELNSERCRDAQRIEELFSKNHQLREQQKTLKENLRVLENRLRAGLCDRCMVTQELARKRQQEFESSHLQNLQRIFIITNEMNGLKEENETLKEEVKRLRGLGDRPKPLAKEGTSDPPSPLLLPSPGGWKTITEKPPGAHEEAEEDHQGVGLREEEKPAGHRTSPVAKISPGATLPESRAPDMSPQRISNQLHGTIAVVRPGSQACPADRGPANGTPPPLPARSSPPSPAYERGLSLDSFLRASRPSAMTHEALKHSPKLDRLCLLNRPLSLHLQSSRSSPLAPAAVPRDPRLQDLKAGEGEAWEEPTELLGLPSALAGMQDLRLEGALHLLLAQQQLRARARAGSVRPRGQPTPGEMLPSTPVGSDSEGPESEGARAALATAGLSGGRHTQAAGPGRAQRTEAAATQDCALDKPLDLSEWGRARGQDTPKPAGQRGSLSPATAHTASPEPPTQSGPLTRSPQALSNGTKETRVPEQEEACTPTDPSRPLPGSQLSLSSPGRTGDEDTGRPLPPPHPQLPPHPQPPDLDGHSEPSKAEVLRPESDELDETDTPGSEVDLSSQAEATTSTTTGEGPECICAQEHAQGLPRKRKRTSEPGDKASKKPSRGRRKLTATEGPGSPRDAEDHSPSPNSSPWEEI, from the exons GGACGCCCAGAGGATCGAGGAGCTCTTCTCCAAGAACCACCAGCTCCGGGAACAGCAGAAGACACTGAAGGAGAACCTGCGGGTGCTGGAGAACAG GCTGCGGGCCGGCCTGTGCGACCGCTGCATGGTCACCCAGGAGCTGGCCAGGAAGCGGCAGCAGGAGTTCGAGAGCTCCCACCTGCAGAACCTGCAGCGCATCTTCATCATCA CCAACGAGATGAACGGGCTGAAGGAAGAGAACGAGACCTTGAAGGAGGAAGTGAAGCGGCTTCGGGGCCTGGG AGATAGGCCCAAGCCCCTGGCCAAGGAGGGCACCTCGGACCCCCCCTCACCCCTGCTGCTCCCCTCTCCTGGTGGCTGGAAGACCATCACAGAGAAGCCACCGGGAGCCCacgaggaggctgaggaagaccACCAGGGCGTGGGCCTACGGGAAGAAG AAAAGCCAGCAGGGCACAGGACATCTCCAGTGGCCAAAATCTCCCCAGGGGCCACCCTGCCTGAGTCGCGAGCCCCAGACATG AGCCCCCAGCGCATCTCCAACCAGCTGCACGGGACCATAGCTGTGGTGCGGCCTGGGTCCCAGGCTTGCCCTGCTGACCGTGGCCCCGCCAACGGGACGCCCCCACCACTGCCCGCCAGGAGCAGCCCACCCAGCCCAGCGTATGAGCGTGGCCTCTCTCTGGACAG CTTCCTGCGGGCCTCCCGGCCCTCCGCCATGACCCATGAGGCGCTGAAGCACTCCCCGAAGTTGGACCGGCTCTGCCTCCTAAACCGCCCCCTGTCCCTGCACCTTCAGAGCTCCCGCAGCAGCCCCCTGGCCCCTGCTGCAGTCCCCCGCGACCCCCGGCTCCAGGACCTGAAGGCCGGAGAAGGAGAGGCCTGGGAGGAGCCCACAGAACTGCTGGGGCTGCCCAGTGCCCTGGCGGGCATGCAGGACCTTCGCCTGGAGGGGGCACTGCACCTGCTCCTGGCCCAGCAGCAGCTGCGGGCTCGGGCCAGGGCAGGCAGTGTCAGGCCAAGGGGCCAGCCCACACCCGGGGAGATGCTGCCCTCCACACCAGTCGGCTCAGACTCTGAGGGCCCCGAGAGTGAGGGGGCCAGGGCAGCTCTGGCCACAGCAGGCCTGTCTGGAGGGCGGCACACACAGGCTGCAGGCCCGGGCCGCGCCCAGAGGACAGAGGCTGCAGCCACGCAGGACTGTGCCCTAGACAAGCCCCTAGACCTCTCGGAGTGGGGCCGGGCCCGGGGCCAGGACACTCCCAAGCCGGCCGGCCAGCGTGGGTCACTCAGCCCCGCCACTGCCCACACTGCCAGCCCCGAGCCACCCACCCAGTCCGGACCCCTGACTCGAAGTCCCCAGGCACTCAGCAATGGCACCAAGGAGACCAGAGTGCCAGAGCAGGAGGAGGCTTGCACTCCCACG GACCCCTCACGCCCACTTCCAGGGTCCCAGCTCAGCCTGTCCTCTCCAGGCAGGACAGGAGATGAAGACACAGGGAGGCCTCTGCCACCTCCCCACCCACAGCTGCCTCCCCACCCACAGCCGCCTGACCTGGATGGCCACTCAG AGCCCAGCAAGGCTGAAGTGCTGAGACCAGAGTCCGACGAACTGGATGAGACAGACACCCCAGGCAGCGAG GTGGACCTGAGTTCCCAGGCGGAGGCCACTACCAGCACGACAACCGGGGAGGGGCCTGAGTGCATCTGCGCCCAGGAGCACGCGCAGGGTCTACCACGGAAGAGGAAGCGGACCTCGGAGCCTGGGGACAAAG CCTCCAAAAAGCCGTCCAGAGGGAGAAGGAAACTGACAGCCACTGAGGGGCCCGGGAGCCCAAGGGACGCCGAGGACCACAGTCCCTCCCCCAACAGCAGCCCCTGGGAGGAGATCTAG